The DNA window TGATTAATAGTAATGTAAATGGTTAAATGGTGATAAGCAAATGGGCCTATTGGGCCTTAATATTTTCTATTTCTAGCAAGACACCCCTCTATTTTTTTCTACGAACCAAAAAGAAGACAGAAAAAAAACCCAAGTGCCAATTGAATTTAGAGATTTTTGCTATTTACACCCTCTCTTTTCTTTGATCAAGggaattttataggagagcgagtttaataataggtatactaaaccctatggctcctaatttttaacacccttaataaattaaaattggaattgcaccgggtaaattttggggtatgacaactgcctctatttaattaccttggattgaatggcgtgagaatacgcaggtctcacgctttttgaatcgaagagttattaaatattgGAAGACCCCTGAATTTACCTTGTGCtcaaatatgagagaaaagaatcgtcctgctaaagcctgagtcttacatagcgaggactttgTATGATCAGCTTGCTATATtgctagcaagctttcgcagtttgtgaaccccacttactatagttctagcaagttcccctgcaccaataggattacttgtcatagtttgGACAAGTTTACTTGTATAGAGGATTGtcttgtaaatgcgtatgcatcctGTGTATGCATATGATCCTGTTATTTgtacaatgcaaatgtatgcatgttcACATATGTAAATGATGCGTGTGCGCGAATGGGTATGTATGATAATGCTTATGTATAATGCTTATGCGTAGTTTATTTGTGAGTAAAAGGAACGACAAGGTtgttatcatcggtaaggttaccgggatacgtcaatcaggcgattggaaaATAGACACTTAGTatggttactggcatcggtaaggttaccggaaagcatcaatcaggtgattggaaagaatacctcagtaaggttactggcatcggtagggttaccgaagaacatcaatcaggtgattggaaagaatatctcagtaaggttactggcatcggtaaggttaccgggaaacaTCAATCGGGTAATTGGAAAGAatgtctcagtaaggttactggcatcgacAAGGTTACCGGagaacatcaatcaggtgattggaaagaaaatctcagtaaggttactggcatcagtagggttaccggaaaacatcaatcaggtgattggaaagaaaatCTCAGTAAGGCTACTGGCATCGGTAGGGTTACCGGAAAACaacaatcaggtgattggaaaggtatctcagtaaggttactggcatcggtagggTTACCGGAAAACACCAAATTGTATGGTTTTGGTATTGATTTCTTTGGAAAAATTTGTATTTGAGGGGGTAAAGTGGCATAAGGTTGGGAAAGCTTGCCGACAGCACCATTAAGAATAAATGATTTGTGGAGAATACTGCTCGGGATAGTTGAGGCATAAAGAGTTCTTCTGGAGAAGTGACACTGACCTAACCGGGGACGTGAAAGGTACTTGATAAGACTTGAATATGGTTTATGCTTCGATGCATGTTTTTAAAAAACTAACTGTAATGCTCCACCTGAGTGGAAATGCTATGCATTTTGGAGGATGCAATGCGATATGCAATGATGTCTATCAGGAGCTCAAAGGCTGAAGTCTTCTGACTGTTGAGGAACGCCAATCATCTGGATTTAAATCTCGACTCTCGCTGAGGGTAAAGATCATGACTTCGCGATATTCTCTTTGTATACACAAGTTGTTTTAGCCTGGCCTGAACTTTATTGGATCAAATAATTGAAAAGGAGGAGATGCCCCTGCCTATTGTCTAGCCCAAGTCGGCAGGGCTTTTGAAGAGATCgcctcgagaggattttcaggGATCTGTGCCATCGAGATAGAATGCCCCAGTGTCGTGAACTATGAAATAGTGCCCCTGACCAATCACCGTTAGGGATGGTTTCAGCCATGCTGGAGTAACAACCCCTGATTACTCAATACTTTGAGACATTCTTCGAACCTTGAGTGATTGCCCCATTTTTGGATTTGTAAAAGATATGCCCTTgagtgttattgcttcgagactcGACCCAAGTCAATTGGAtcttagggtggatgcccctagtcaataggatatATGTATACCCTTGTGATCATTGGGATTTTGCCCCTGGTTAGGAGAACCCCCTGGACGTGGTTCCCCCATCCAAGAGTCTTTATTAAAAATGATAACCTCTATATTCTCACTCAACGGAGTATTCAACTGCTTCTCCGCCCCTTAGGGTAATCCACTTTGAGATATTTTGCTCCCAACTTGACGGAGTTATGAAGACAACTTATTCTTGGGGAAGATGCACCTTTTTATCAGAAATTCATTATGGAATCTTCTTGGATGTCACGCACTCGTTCATATGCCAaggatgtttattatgagaatgataattctaatacaaagtttatgtttgtcttgaaacttaaattttttttttgaaatgatgtcgtaacatcgatttttttttatttttatgaaaggtGGTATGATGCCAACTCAAAAGTTTCAGCAAGCCTCGCAGGAGTCAGATTACCGTACTCTCgtttagtatgctttcgaataaaccctacttcagttaggacttttgaaggttgtaacgtggccgggttcacggttttagaaaaaagatTTATGGCTCAAaaatatttggtgcccacccactctccgtgatgttctccaatcctaagttcaattaactcgacctGAGTGTTCATCCCTCCAAAGGAATTTTggcatggttgaggaatcaatgaggatCTTCGggcatggcagtcgctcaccttttcttccttgattttatagtcacacgactttgtcctcACCtggaaattttattattatttttttttgcctttcactttttcttcttcttctttttcttaacAAGTCACGTGACTTtgcatttgtctttgatttgctggaagtgattgcgactacctcattccatgattgatggagaattaccattgtggcattgttatcttttgacctcttgaagAATAAAGGATAAACAttgtggttttgacattcctcaaccttttgacagataaccattgttgtatctttagatgcatacccttaatgagttttgaacactcggtcAGATTAACCGAACACTatcctgcccctgggttaaaaatgaaggtttttttctgaatagaaatgaaacttctacttcaaggctcaaaggggttgacgagggtctatctcccttatttctccggtgtttggggatttgaaacaatgcctgtacatcatcagcaaggttttattcaaaagcgcaccgtttgaaattcttggtatcaTGCTCATCATCCCCCCTCCAGAGTTACTTGCCTTTTTTTATTTACAAGAGTTGAgtacaacaagaaaataaaagcgaatggattgtttcaagacaaaaatattcaatgtattatgattattattcaaaaACAAACGAGTTTTGCATACGAGAAAGTGCTTaatgaaacaagaaaattacaaatgagaatgcagaatGAAACACAAATTGCCAACATTGAAGAGACTTGACTCTGTCTGGATCTATTGCTTTAGAAGGTACATCTTGCAATCTTGACCTCTGCTCAGGCGTGGGGAATTCAATTTATGCGCAGACCGTTTGGCGTGAAGCAAATTGCcttggaatcaatgaggttttgaaCTGTGCCTTTGAATACGTTGCAACCTTCAATCGAATGGCCAGGTGCCCCTGAATGGAACTCACAGTAGGCGTTGGGATCATATCCTTCAGGATAAAGAAAAGGAGGAGGCCCAAGCTGTTTTAATTCCACTAAAGAATTTCGGAGTAAATGAGAGAGCAACTGACTATGCGGCATTGGAATTGGTTCATATACCTTTCGTGGCCTTCTTTGATTCTTCCCACCCTGTGGTCGGCGATTTTGTCTATATCTCTGCTGTTGTTGCGGAGCATACTTAACTGATTGATTATACAGAACAGGCTCTTGTTGCACAAATTGAACTGGTGGCTGGCTAATAGTTGCAGCGCAGATTTGTGGAGCATCCTGATCAGGAGTAATTTCTGTCATTTGATAGCAAGGGATCTGAACTGGAGAATAAGCATGATCTTTCTCTTCAACTTCGGAAATTGTACTTGTTTCTTCACCATCTTGTTCTGGGAATTCAAAATTAGTAGCAGTGTTTTGAATCCTACCAGTCATAAGACCGTGCTCAATTCTTTCTCCGATGACAACCAAAGTTGAGAATTCAGAAGCGGCACATCCAACCATCCGATTCAGATAGGGGTCTTGTAAAGTGTCCATGAACATGTCTATAAGTTCacgttccaaaagaggaggttgaacCCTGGCAGCTAGCtccctccatctttgtgcatattcTCTAAAGGATTCgtcaaccttctgagtcaaacccTGAAGTTGAATTCTGGTAGGAACCATATCACTGTTATGTTTGTAATGCTTGAAAAAGGCTTTGGCTAGATCTTTCCAAGTGCGGATGTTGGTCCTTTCAAGCTGGGTATACCATTCAAGAGATGCCCCACTAAGACTATCCTGAAATAAGTGCATTAGAagtttatcattttctgcataaggagccatcttgttgcaaaatgccttgatgtgtgTTATTgggcaagtggtacccttgtacttctcaaagtcggGGCTTTGAACTTaggaggaatcttgatatcaggcaccagGCATAAACTAGCAGCATCTAAACCAAGGCAATCACGATCCTCGATAGCTTTCAATCTCTTATCCAAA is part of the Vicia villosa cultivar HV-30 ecotype Madison, WI linkage group LG2, Vvil1.0, whole genome shotgun sequence genome and encodes:
- the LOC131649339 gene encoding uncharacterized protein LOC131649339, which gives rise to MGQIQTDMAEIRAQIGTTMGQFLEAIQIVTRGQEELRQPVQRPDVTVDPSGVHQKVVNPTQEVPLNQNVRNTMRVPVNEAPHRENISVSSYDTFKFPMDEDEGKLRHLDKRLKAIEDRDCLGLDAASLCLVPDIKIPPKFKAPTLRSTRDSLSGASLEWYTQLERTNIRTWKDLAKAFFKHYKHNSDMVPTRIQLQGLTQKVDESFREYAQRWRELAARVQPPLLERELIDMFMDTLQDPYLNRMVGCAASEFSTLVVIGERIEHGLMTGRIQNTATNFEFPEQDGEETSTISEVEEKDHAYSPVQIPCYQMTEITPDQDAPQICAATISQPPVQFVQQEPVLYNQSVKYAPQQQQRYRQNRRPQGGKNQRRPRKVYEPIPMPHSQLLSHLLRNSLVELKQLGPPPFLYPEGYDPNAYCEFHSGAPGHSIEGCNVFKGTVQNLIDSKAICFTPNGLRIN